A part of Neoarius graeffei isolate fNeoGra1 chromosome 22, fNeoGra1.pri, whole genome shotgun sequence genomic DNA contains:
- the LOC132870479 gene encoding ER lumen protein-retaining receptor 3 has protein sequence MNVFRLAGDVSHLLAIIILFMKIWRSKSCAGISGKSQVLFALVFTTRYLDLFTVFISLYNTVMKVVFLVLAYATVHLIYMRFRNSYDSENDSFRVEFLLVPVAGLSFLENYAFTPLEILWTFSIYLESVAILPQLFMITKTGEAESITTHYLFFLGLYRALYLANWVWRYHTEGFFDQIAVVSGVVQTIFYCDFFYLYFTRVIRGNGKMSLPMPV, from the exons ATGAACGTGTTCCGTCTGGCCGGTGACGTGTCGCATCTGCTCGCCATCATCATCCTCTTCATGAAGATCTGGAGGTCCAAGTCCTGCGCAG gtatctCAGGGAAGTCCCAGGTGCTCTTTGCATTGGTCTTCACCACCAGATATCTGGACCTGTTCACTGTCTTCATCTCCTTGTACAACACGGTCAtgaag GTGGTGTTCCTGGTCCTTGCCTATGCAACAGTGCATCTAATTTACATGCGCTTCAGGAACTCTTATGACAGTGAGAATGACTCATTCCGTGTGGAGTTCCTGTTGGTTCCTGTTGCTGGACTCTCCTTCCTTGAGAACTATGCCTTCACTCCACTGGAG ATCCTGTGGACGTTCTCCATCTACCTGGAGTCagtggccatcttaccacagctgTTCATGATCACCAAGACGGGTGAGGCCGAGTCCATCACCACACACTACCTGTTCTTTCTAGGACTGTACCGTGCCCTCTACCTGGCCAACTGGGTGTGGCGCTACCACACAGAGGGCTTCTTCGACCAGATCGCTGTCGTCTCTGGAGTTGTGCAGACCATCTTCTACTGTGACTTCTTCTACCTCTACTTCACCCGAG TGATCAGAGGAAATGGGAAGATGTCTCTGCCGATGCCAGTGTGA